A stretch of the Ciona intestinalis unplaced genomic scaffold, KH HT000111.2, whole genome shotgun sequence genome encodes the following:
- the LOC100186351 gene encoding protein-lysine N-methyltransferase EEF2KMT codes for MVKDGRCEIHDIDHLQWSEDCQMKVLNKTCFHEIGKRFPPSKKYQQYFLKFLISKVEENNQPCCDQLCELYVATLQDQTCQQVYKSYYVPSANAYATLEESLSFISNGTTGLVTWTAALLLAEWCLSKQDFLRGKKIIELGSGIGFTGIVLLKAVEQLSYTFTDVHPNVLSVLKSNVAINSLENENVAIKQLKWGEQSTILEQPYDIVLAADVVFDPSIIPDLLHTISMLLCRNKDAILVLVSVVRAEKTFQCFLDGLESTTELEQLALSFLFKNTYAHNGSSVKPRTRSSWLEESTNR; via the exons ATGGTTAAAGATGGTAGATGTGAAATACATGATATTGATCATCTACAATGGTCTGAGGATTGTCAAATGAAGGTACTAAACAAG aCCTGTTTTCATGAAATTGGGAAGCGGTTTCCACCATCAAAGAAATATCAGCAATATTTTCTAAAGTTTCTCATAAGCAAG GTGGAAGAAAATAACCAACCTTGTTGCGACCAACTTTGTGAGTTATATGTTGCTACACTGCAAGACCAAACTTGCCAACAAGTTTACAAAAGTTACTATGTG CCTTCTGCAAATGCATATGCAACATTGGAAGAAAGTTTATCGTTTATTTCTAATGGGACTACAGGTCTAGTTACTTGGACG GCAGCTTTATTATTAGCAGAGTGGTGTCTCTCAAAACAAGATTTTCTTCGTGggaaaaaaatcattgaacTTGGAAGTGGAATTGGATTTACTGGAATTGTTTTGCTTAAAGCAGTCGAACAATTAAGCTACACCTTTACAGATGTGCATCCAAATGTTCTAAGCGTTCTTAAATCAAACGTCGCAATAAATTCTCTGGAGAATG AAAACGTTGcaatcaaacaattaaaatggGGCGAACAATCAACAATACTTGAACAACCATATGATATCGTTTTAGCTGCAg ACGTCGTATTCGACCCGAGTATTATTCCTGACCTGCTACACACAATATCAATGTTATTATGTCGTAACAAAGACGCAATTCTCGTACTGGTATCTGTTGTTCGCGCTGAAAAAACGTTCCAATGCTTTTTGGACGGGTTAG aaagtaCCACTGAGTTAGAACAATTAGCTTTGAGTTTCTTgttcaagaacacatatgctcataatggtagcagtgtcaaGCCTCGAACCAGATCTTCTTGGCTAGAGGAAAGCACTAACcgataa